From the genome of Neodiprion pinetum isolate iyNeoPine1 chromosome 3, iyNeoPine1.2, whole genome shotgun sequence, one region includes:
- the alc gene encoding 5'-AMP-activated protein kinase subunit beta-1 isoform X2: protein MGNAGSHVPGHHSSSVVRESHHRHGKDHPPSSPGKDGQAFIFDKKPSQKLVFQSSHDEEEPYYTKAGPGDGDNFGPGRPRSNTVSEGTKVSDSKVLPTVFKWEGGGKQVYISGTFTEWKTLPMVKSHGDFVTIIDLPEGEHQYKFYVDGEWRHDPGLKIVDNGLGSKNNLVSVKQSDFEVFQALAKDSEGIISSAQTEYSQEIPPNKPWEKVAGPPVLPPHLFVNQRFYLSQTTLC from the exons ATGGGTAACGCAGGCAGCCATGTTCCTGGACATCATAGTAGTAGCGTAGTACGAGAAAGTCATCACAGACATGGCAAGGATCATCCACCTTCCTCCCCTGGAAAAGATGGACAAGCttttatttttgacaaaaaGCCAAGTCAAAAGCTAGTCTTTCAATCGTCTCACGACGAGGAAGAGCCTTATTACACAAAG GCTGGTCCAGGAGATGGGGACAACTTTGGACCTGGGCGTCCTCGTTCAAATACAGTATCTGAGGGAACCAAAGTTTCCGATAGCAAAGTATTACCGACTGTGTTCAAATGGGAAGGAGGTGGTAAACAAGTATATATCAGTGGTACTTTCACGGAATGGAAAACATTACCAATGGTTAAAAGCCACGGAGATTTTGTGACGATCATCGATTTGCCCGAGGGTGAACATCAATACAAATTCTATGTAGATGGGGAATGGAGACATGATCCAGGATTG aaaatcgTTGACAACGGTTTGGGATCAAAGAATAACCTTGTCTCAGTGAAACAATCAGATTTCGAGGTCTTCCAAGCGCTGGCAAAAGACAGCGAAGGAATAATTAGCAGTGCTCAGACAGAATACAGTCAAGAGATTCCGCCAAATAAGCCTTGGGAAAAAGTTGCTGGCCCTCCAGTCTTGCCACCACACTTATT TGTGAACCAACGCTTCTACCTGAGCCAAACCACGTTATGTTGA
- the LOC138190696 gene encoding uncharacterized protein isoform X2 codes for MDDFSKAELRKAGSDDDLWRIFKNHTDIEAIVAEYNSWFPDPVVGWTDEFCISEALSLCVWKEIPENDIEGHLVRFVNLWFSDDKIEPEEINIIIRNVLLMFPLGTCNELLLKNVFDSAIETAQIPTAVEADKHVIKDPVVDDLDCDVKANVFAFHNWLKENLILLKATDNDMHSSASYKLRTVLGFFALILMQLIVRKESHVKEYFPYKAWKIFDCLFPDINLTVALVAPSANCLKLASDALNKNRKNK; via the exons ATggacgatttttcgaaagctGAACTGCGCAAGGCTGGTTCTGATGACGATCTTTGGAGAATATTCAAGAACCATACTGATATCGAAGCCATCGTTGCGGAATAT aatagTTGGTTCCCAGATCCAGTGGTTGGGTGGACTGATGAATTTTGTATCTCCGAGGCGTTGAGTTTGTGTGTATGGAAAGAAATTCCAGAAAATGATATTGAAGGACACTTGGTAAGATTTGTAAATCTTTGGTTCTCAGATGACAAGATTGAACCAGAAGAAATTAACATTATTATCAGAAATGTACTTCTCATGTTTCCACTTGGCACATGTAATGAATTACTGCTCAAAAATGTGTTCGATTCAGCGATCGAAACAGCACAGATTCCTACGGCCGTTGAGGCTGACAAACACGTAATTAAAGATCCTGTTGTGGATGATCTTGATTGTGACGTCAAAGCCAATGTTTTTGCTTTTCACAACTGGCTGAAAGAGAATTTAATTCTTTTAAAAGCCACTGATAACGATATGCATAGTTCTGCCAGTTACAAGCTCAGGACTGTACTTGGATTCTTTGCTCTAATACTGATGCAACTGATAGTCAGGAAAGAGTCGCACGTCAAAGAATACTTTCCCTATAAAgcttggaaaatatttgattgcTTGTTTCCCGACATCAACCTCACTGTTGCTTTAGTCGCACCTTCGGCAAATTGCTTAAAATTGGCGTCAGATGCTCTGAATAAGAATCGCAAGAATAAG TGA
- the LOC138190696 gene encoding uncharacterized protein isoform X1, which produces MDDFSKAELRKAGSDDDLWRIFKNHTDIEAIVAEYNSWFPDPVVGWTDEFCISEALSLCVWKEIPENDIEGHLVRFVNLWFSDDKIEPEEINIIIRNVLLMFPLGTCNELLLKNVFDSAIETAQIPTAVEADKHVIKDPVVDDLDCDVKANVFAFHNWLKENLILLKATDNDMHSSASYKLRTVLGFFALILMQLIVRKESHVKEYFPYKAWKIFDCLFPDINLTVALVAPSANCLKLASDALNKNRKNKARNLFHLLIFEYTKTMIEGGESESALFAKQILQNGCLKFMEGNGIGLVTMFLDVKLLYKNIEEKQLLSFIANSEKDTESYERLINFLDIYMQQEKPQYSWKWARILFEDIFRHLNIRENQSFCSKLASLLIKKRPGIFQHKDLKTDNPYASSSVKWAKYATRKLIKLNNQYSQT; this is translated from the exons ATggacgatttttcgaaagctGAACTGCGCAAGGCTGGTTCTGATGACGATCTTTGGAGAATATTCAAGAACCATACTGATATCGAAGCCATCGTTGCGGAATAT aatagTTGGTTCCCAGATCCAGTGGTTGGGTGGACTGATGAATTTTGTATCTCCGAGGCGTTGAGTTTGTGTGTATGGAAAGAAATTCCAGAAAATGATATTGAAGGACACTTGGTAAGATTTGTAAATCTTTGGTTCTCAGATGACAAGATTGAACCAGAAGAAATTAACATTATTATCAGAAATGTACTTCTCATGTTTCCACTTGGCACATGTAATGAATTACTGCTCAAAAATGTGTTCGATTCAGCGATCGAAACAGCACAGATTCCTACGGCCGTTGAGGCTGACAAACACGTAATTAAAGATCCTGTTGTGGATGATCTTGATTGTGACGTCAAAGCCAATGTTTTTGCTTTTCACAACTGGCTGAAAGAGAATTTAATTCTTTTAAAAGCCACTGATAACGATATGCATAGTTCTGCCAGTTACAAGCTCAGGACTGTACTTGGATTCTTTGCTCTAATACTGATGCAACTGATAGTCAGGAAAGAGTCGCACGTCAAAGAATACTTTCCCTATAAAgcttggaaaatatttgattgcTTGTTTCCCGACATCAACCTCACTGTTGCTTTAGTCGCACCTTCGGCAAATTGCTTAAAATTGGCGTCAGATGCTCTGAATAAGAATCGCAAGAATAAGGCTCGTAAtctatttcatttattaatatttgagTACACAAAAACTATGATTGAAGGTGGTGAATCTGAATCTGCTCTATTTGCTAAACAAATTCTTCAGAATGGGTGTCTTAAATTCATGGAAGGCAATGGAATTGGATTAGTGACCATGTTTCTTGATGTCAAGTTACTATACAAAAATATTGAGGAAAAACAATTGCTTTCATTTATCGCCAACAGTGAAAAGGATACGGAGAGTTACGAGCGgctgattaattttttggATATCTACATGCAGCAAGAGAAACCTCAGTACTCGTGGAAATGGGCGAGAATATTGtttgaagatatttttcgtcatttgaACATTCGTGAGAATCAATCTTTTTGTTCTAAGCTTGCATCATTACTCATCAAGAAAAGACCTGGTATATTTCAACATAAAGATCTGAAAACTGATAACCCTTACGCCAGTTCATCGGTCAAGTGGGCAAAATACGCTACTAGAAAGTTGATAAAACTAAATAATCAATATTCGCAAACTTGA
- the alc gene encoding 5'-AMP-activated protein kinase subunit beta-1 isoform X1, translating to MGNAGSHVPGHHSSSVVRESHHRHGKDHPPSSPGKDGQAFIFDKKPSQKLVFQSSHDEEEPYYTKAGPGDGDNFGPGRPRSNTVSEGTKVSDSKVLPTVFKWEGGGKQVYISGTFTEWKTLPMVKSHGDFVTIIDLPEGEHQYKFYVDGEWRHDPGLKIVDNGLGSKNNLVSVKQSDFEVFQALAKDSEGIISSAQTEYSQEIPPNKPWEKVAGPPVLPPHLLQVILNKDTPMSCEPTLLPEPNHVMLNHLYALSIKDSVMVLSATHRYRKKYVTTLLYKPI from the exons ATGGGTAACGCAGGCAGCCATGTTCCTGGACATCATAGTAGTAGCGTAGTACGAGAAAGTCATCACAGACATGGCAAGGATCATCCACCTTCCTCCCCTGGAAAAGATGGACAAGCttttatttttgacaaaaaGCCAAGTCAAAAGCTAGTCTTTCAATCGTCTCACGACGAGGAAGAGCCTTATTACACAAAG GCTGGTCCAGGAGATGGGGACAACTTTGGACCTGGGCGTCCTCGTTCAAATACAGTATCTGAGGGAACCAAAGTTTCCGATAGCAAAGTATTACCGACTGTGTTCAAATGGGAAGGAGGTGGTAAACAAGTATATATCAGTGGTACTTTCACGGAATGGAAAACATTACCAATGGTTAAAAGCCACGGAGATTTTGTGACGATCATCGATTTGCCCGAGGGTGAACATCAATACAAATTCTATGTAGATGGGGAATGGAGACATGATCCAGGATTG aaaatcgTTGACAACGGTTTGGGATCAAAGAATAACCTTGTCTCAGTGAAACAATCAGATTTCGAGGTCTTCCAAGCGCTGGCAAAAGACAGCGAAGGAATAATTAGCAGTGCTCAGACAGAATACAGTCAAGAGATTCCGCCAAATAAGCCTTGGGAAAAAGTTGCTGGCCCTCCAGTCTTGCCACCACACTTATTGCAAGTTATTTTGAACAAGGACACTCCCATGTCT TGTGAACCAACGCTTCTACCTGAGCCAAACCACGTTATGTTGAATCACCTTTATGCCTTGAGCATCAAAGACAGTGTGATGGTTCTTTCGGCCACCCATCGTTATCGCAAAAAATACGTTACAACTCTACTCTACAAGCCtatataa